The nucleotide window TAGAGCTTTCATAAAGTAGTCATTTTGAGAATGTGGCCACTGAAATCAAACTGACAAACACATGCAGGAGATATGGTGGGCTCAGTAAAAAACAGAAGAGGAGAAAGACAATGCACTGTTGTTAGATTAGACAGGAGAGAGTCTGTTAGAGTGAAATTGTTTCTGTGGTGACATTTTAGCTCCTGCTATGTCAGTGCAATATTGGCAGCTATGAAATGTCATGAAAATGTGACATATCAAAGAACTTGTTTCCTTCAAATTAGATTGTcaagtgattttatttaattagaatATTGATTGTGTAGAGAATATTTTGATGATTCGAATTTTATTGTTACTTTTAAGTTGAATATATGTGAAGAAACATGCACGTTTCCACATATTTACCTCAACTGCAACTGAGACTTTTTATACTTTCCCTTTCAAACAGGTTCGGTGTTCTATGTCCCAGGGCCACTAAATTTTTTGGAAGCAACTCATGCCTGTAAGGAAAAAGGAGCAAGCCTGGCCCGTGTGGGAGAACTCTATTCATCCTGGAAGTTTCAGAGATTGGAGCGCTGTGATGGAGGTTGGCTACAAGATGGTAGTGTGCGTTTTCCCATCATTACACCTAGAAAGCGCTGTGGAGGATTCTCACAACAAGGGGTTCACAATTTTGGATTCCTTAAAAAGAGTGTTAGTCTCTATGGGGCATATTGTTACAAGTAAATATCAACATAGGGATAAATGATTACAGATTCTCCAGCTCTACAGTGTGGAAAAATCTGCAGGAGTCAATGTAACAGTTCCCACATACCCTGagaatgattattttttttcccgacGCAGcaatatgatatattttgaCATGTGATACTTTGGCAAGTTACATGACCAGATTTGTTCTGTGggaatatacagtgaggaacaccctgctattttgcaagttctcccacttagaaatcatggaggggtctgaaattgtcatagtaggtgcatgtccactgtgagagacataatttaaaaaagaaatccagaaatcacaatgtatgattttttaactatttatttgtatgatacagctgcaaataagtatttgaacacctgagaaagtcaatgttaatatttggtacagtagcctttgtttgcaattacagaggtcaaacatttcctgtagtttttcaccaggtttgcacacactgcaggaggaatttggcccactcctccacacagatcttctctagatcagtcaggtttctggcctgtcgctgagaaacacggagtttgagctcactccaaagattctctattgggtttaggtctggagactggctaggccacgccagaaccttgatatgctccTTACAGAGCCACtacttggttatcctggctgtgtgcttcgggtcattgtcatgttggaagacccagcctcgacccatcttcaatgctctaactgagggaaggaggttgttccccaaaatctcgcaatacatggccccggtcatcctctccttaatacagtgcagttgccctgttccatgtgcagaaaaatacccccaaagcatgatgctaccacccccatgcttcacagtagggatggtgttcttgggatggtactcatcattcttcttcctccaaacacgtttagtggaattatgacccaaaagttcttttttggtctcatctgaccacatgactttctcccatgactcctctggatcatccaaatggtcattggcaaacttaagacgtgcctggacatgtgctggtttaagcaggggaaccttccgtgccatgcatgatttcaaaccatgacgtcttagtgtattaccaacagtaaccttggaaacggtggtcccagctcttttcaggtcattaaCCAGCTCATCCCGTGTAgctctgggctgatttctcaccttccttaggatcattgagaccccacgaggtgagatcttgcatggagccccagtccgagggagattgacagtcacgtttagcttcttccattttctaatgattgctccaacagtggaccttttttcaccaagctgcttggcagtttccctgtagccctttccagccttgtggaggtgtacaattttgtctctagtgtctttggacagctctttggtcatggccatgttagtagttggattcttactgattgtatggggtggacaggtgtctttatgcagctaatgacctcaaacaggtgcatctaatttaggataataaatgtagtggaggtggacattttaaaggcagactaacaggtctttgagggtcagaattctagctgatagacaggtgtttaaatacttatttgcagctgtatcatacaaataaatagtttaaaaatcatatattgtgatttctggatttttttttttagattatgtctctcacagtggacatgcacctacaatgacaatttcagacccctccattatttctaagtgggagaacttgcaaaatagcagggtgttcaaatacttattttcctcactgtaggaatttttagacaaaaaatgtaaacatttatacaagtttcacttatATGTGCAACTCACAATAAACTTCAACTTTAGTGTCACTATCAGAGAATgagtacagagacaatgaaatgcattttatacataattaaaataataatgtagttATTTATCTACAGATATTTTGTGTCTGTcataatatttttatgtataatattaaagcacatatgtatttatattgtatatgtttCACATGACCATTAAAATGTAGACATCTTTATGTACTCATAAGCATTATGTGTGGACTTAATTCTAGAGTAACTAAAATAATAACATAAGAACAAATGACTATAGTTGATACTGTTAgtcaattttgttttattaatatgatctttatataaaatttcaGAACAAATACAGAATCCTACAATTTCTGAATGAATGACACCATATACCAGATGGCTTGAccttaaaaaaaaccaacaacaacaaaataagcagataaataaaatgtgtaagcCAATTAATGTGAAGTTAATGTTTgtagtatttgttttatttcttccgGGGTCTGTTTCACACTATATTTATCAatgaaaaaatccaaaaatccaacaaaaataaattaccaCAAAAGATTTGCGTACAAAATCAGTAAAGTGCTTCACAAATCTAAATGATAGACCTAGTGGCACTGATTAATGTATTAGTAACACATTCACGGATCTATGATTGACAGCCAATTAGATTCAATAACATCCATCCAATAGTTTTGAAGTCATCCTAAAGACTAGATATAATTTCCCCATATTTAGTAAAGATAGTGAATATTATACCGAGAAAACAAATGAGCAGATTTTTGTCTTATGAATGTGATTTTGATTAGAATGAAATCAATTATTTCTGAagaacaaataaacattaaagtaTTCAAAAGCAGAAGATATCTACACTTAAAGAGGTATACACTCAGCCAGTATGTAATGTcaccaaaagaagcagaaaagcAGAATGAATTCTTAAGTCAGTAAAAACAGTTATGATTTCTTATGATGTTAAAACCAGAATCATCAGCATTAAAAAGTGATTATTCCTCAGAGCAAACAAGAGACCTGAAAAAAACCTGAGcactttaaaatctaaattTCTTTACAGCCAAGCATAAATGAACCCACATCATTTTAACTAAATTTGTCTTACTGTAATTGTGGATGCTTGTTTTATTAAAGAGCTAATTGGAAGCTCTCAATCAAGAAATGCACAAAATACTGTGCATGCAAAATTGCCTTGGAATCTGTAGACCATGTTCTTTGTTTAGTGCTTTAAGGATCTAAAAGATGTAGTTGAATACAGGTACTTAAATTGATTATATATGTATTCTGCATGGCTGAGAAAGCCCAGGTTTTTACTGTGTGCAAATGTCAGAATGACAATAGCCAGTAAGAATTACTAAACTCATTTACACTGCCAGGTTCAACGGAAGTAAGCCAGGATCTTTAACCTGCTTTTTCCACATTCATTTTCAAGTATTAAAGtgtgaaattgtatttattttaacttgcATGGTTTTGAAGTTCTGTGGATgtaagaattttacatttagagGCCACTAATAAACAAATGTGTAAGCAATTATGCTTGGTCACTGAAGATGAGCTGTTATCCTAAAATGTCCTATAAGATTGATATCAGCAGTGGATTGTTTCCTCTCTGTGCCTGCATTTACCCTCGCTATGCACTTCTGCCTACTAGTGGCAGTAATGGAAACTTTCCCTTGGATGAAATGAGCTCTTTATGAACAGTGGCATCAGTTTAATTCAGACCAGCTGAGGTTAAATAGAATTTGCTTTGATATGAATCTCTACTGTTTGTAAACTGTAATCTGCATTTACTAACTAACTGGAAGAAAGTTATGGGTTTTTGTGCCATAGAATTACAAAATAAGTAATTCAGTGTCAGGAAAATGTATGAAAGAAGCTGATGACTGGAGCAGAACAATTCAAGTGTGATTTTTGCCTGAAACTTTGAAAGTGTGAATGATGACTAATGCAGGTCTCTTTAAGAAAAGAGAATGGAGCattgaaagagaaaaatgaagaGACTGGTTGGTTTACAATCTCCAACGCGGTGGTTTTGATTTTTCTGTGGCTTCTTGGTTGTTTGCGGGGGGCAATGtaacttgttttctttttgaatccactggatttgtaaaaaaaaaaaaaaaaaaaaaaaaaaaagtgagacgTCATTTCTAGCAGTacacaatataaatgtaaacaatataaagaGTCGTGAAAGAAATTCTGATTAAGCTACAAGAgtaattaaaattcatttttacttATCCATCGATTATTTTGTCAATAGTCAATCTTGACAAAAACAGTAGTTATCATTTGTAAAACAGTGTCTTACGTGGTGTACAGGTGATCTGTGGCTCCTCCCACTGTCCATTGCTTTGGCAATTGATGATAGGTTTGTGTCTTTGAAGGAAACCCTCCACACATTGGTAACGTACCTGAGCATTAATCACATATCGATCTTTGCGCTCACCAAACTGCTTAGCATTCAAGACCAGAGGTGGCTGGccacaaacagctgaaatgtatataaaagaaaatattagaTATATGGTTATATTAGCTAACCATAGAGTgcgtaaatgtgttttttattagtaCAACAATGTGCTCACAGAACAATGTGCTGATAGAATGTCCATTTTCAAGTCCTTGTAATGACCAGTTTGCATAGTGTGCACACTGACCACCCATTTTTTTTGAAGAGAGCTCCTTACACAAATATGAAATACTTACTTGTGCCCTTTTTGCAAGTGTAGGACATATGGTAGTTACAGGGTACATCACTCCATCGTCCGCCATCATGCCATACCATCACCACACAGTCCTCTCCTGACAGGAAATAGCTATCAGGCTGACCAAGATACCAGTTCTCATACAGCTGAaacagagaagaaagaaaaacgttGAAATTTTCCAaagatcaaaaaaaaaaaaaaaaagaaaaagggagacAGTATGTAGAGTATAAAGAAAGTCTGTATCAATCTGTTGTTAGAGAAAAATATGTGGCATTTTTTCAGTTCATTTATCCACAAATTGCTTTCTAGCCCAAATTTTCAGTAAACCATTTTACCAGCATAGTGCTAGGTGCTgaaaatcaaatatattttttaacattttttaactgGAGTCAAAGTCCAAGGACATTTGAGTGCATTTGGATATGATTCATATCCTTCAAcagtgttgaatttttttttactacatgtAAACTTTCAATGTGACCTTGGCTACGGGCAGTGTTACTTGGTGACTACATAACAAACAGTATGCACCCACAGATGTTGTACATGTTTTAAGAGGGGACAGTAGGGCTTAGGATGCTATACAAGTTTACTAAACACTATAGGTGAAAAGGGTGTCTTGCATGCAGACTGAACAACCCTACAAAGACTGTTGCCACAACAGAGCACATACCAGAGATAAAGGACGATGTGTAGAAAAGTCAATTTACTCTCTTATAATTTAGCTTAAGTTGCATATTTTATCATGTGCTTGGGAATAAGGTACACtgaaacatttcaaaaatattttcttttttgtactgGAGTATACAGAAtgtatgtaaattatataaacatgtcttttttgtgttttggaaGCATAAGTATTGGATGTAGAGACAGAAGAAATACCCAGCTTTTCTGACAACGCTATAAGATTAAATGAAAACTACTACAAAACAGGATGTGAGTTTTAATCCAACTTTCCAACCTTAAACACTTTCAGAGAAAAGGGCAGTCTACAGAAACAGTAGTTTACAAGCACCTTTCCCAGCACCTCACAGTGCAATTAAAAGAGAGGTCTGTAAGCTGCACCAGTGGGATACCATCACAATTTAAGCAATACAAAGCGTACCAGCGGGTTTCCATCAGACCAGCGGAAATCACCCTCAATGGTCCTGTCATTGAGACCAGTCCACTGGTACTCCCTGTACTTATCTGTAGAAGAAAAGCCTGACATGAGTCACACAGCAAATGCCTGATTATAATTATGCTTTTCAGAGCTAAAGACAATACAGCCTTAACTTCTGGCTTCAAAAGATCCTAAAGGGATTGGCAAGCCTGGCTAGTTTCTTGCAtacaggaaaaaacatttaaatggatAATTTTGCTTATATGCTATAAGGTCAGACAAGTCATTTTAGaatggattagattagattagatttaacttaATTGTAATTTCGTAAATGTACAGTGCCAATGAAAtgaattttgaatgaaacgtgtcaaaatattacaaatgagAATTACTaagtttttttcttggtttcaAATCATGTTAATGGTATGGTAACCTTACAATTaactcatttaaaaataatttgtgaaTTATCAGACACTTCCAACAATTTGTGTGACTGTTGTCTGGACCAAACCCACCTTCACATCTGAAACTGCTTTCTTACATATATTCAGTTCAATAAGctgaatatacaaaatatacaataaaacaaaatatagctGATTATATAGTTGCAAATATAGCAAATTGATTTCTTATGTTACTAATGTAgctatgtatattatatacttaaGTGCTAAATTAACTGCAAATTAATaacttactgtatataaaaaaacaaccaaattaATTTCACATTAGAAAcagtaaatgtaagtaaatttaAACCTACAGTTGATAAAATATTGCTCTTCAGGTGACATAACAGAAACCAGGTGACCGCCAGACATCCGACAATGCTGCTCTGCCCCCTCCCAGCTCTGACGTTTTGAGAAGTGCTTATAACAGTTGCCCTGGAACTTCTCCCAGCCTGGCTCACATTGCTCCAGATctcaaaataacaataaagggaagacatttttaaataaaacttcagAATCAGCATTAAAATGTTTGGATCTAATCTCTACTAAATAAGAATACACTTTCTTAGGATGTATCCTGAAATTTTGAAACTGAAGTATAGGTCTAATCATTCCATTTATATTGGTAGGGGGTAACAACAAACACAGTCTACAAAAATATTATAGTTTGATGTAAAACACAACTCACCAATTTGGCAGAAATCTCCCCCATAGGTTGGAAGACAAAGGCACTTGACAATAGCACCTATGTCTACACAGGTACCTCCATTGGAACATGGATTCTCCAAACAGCCatctaaaaatacacaattccCACTTTAAATCTGTCTGCTTAAGCATGGTATGACAACTTGGATAATATAGTGCAGATAGTGTACAGTTAATGAAGTTACTGAGTTGAAAGATAGATAAGTCTTGGTTTGTCCACTAGATGGAACCATTATATTGCTGGTGAAACTGCAAGCAAAAACTTGtgaaacaatatattttttaatctggCAGCCATCAGtacttcatgtttttgtttttgtctgtttttacaCAAGGTGCTCCAGAGGTTCACAATTATAATTAACACAAGATACAATTTTAGATAGCAGAAAAttccatataaataaaatgataaagcattttattctcctttaaaaatatatatatataaatgcaattttatgtaACCTAGTATCTATTGTAAAAGTACCCTGAAATAAATAGGAAGCATAATAAAGtctaggagaaaaaaaaaaaaagatttatacctGATATGCTTGTTCTAAGTGCTCTCTCTGTTGGCCCCGGAGGTGGGGTTACATGGTATGTCGGGGTTGTCAGTtcattctcttcctttctcGTTGTAGATTCTGTGGTGAAAGTCAAGTCTTGATATGCATGTTCCTTGTCATTAGTTGCAATGGAGGAAGTCAGACTCCGAGTCTCCTTATTGTTTTCAGAAGTGGGAACTGCAGTAGGGTCTGATTCAGCTGAGGAGTCAGGGTCATCTGTGATTAATTGGGTATCACCACTGGTCTCAACATCTGCCCGGAACTCCTGTGGTGGGGTAGGAGTAGTCATAGTGTCCCAGAATGGTGTTAGAGTAATGTCTGGAATCAGTGTAACCTCTACAGCAAAATGAGTTGTGCTGGAAACATTTTCAGTATTGTTAAACTCTGTTGTGTTCAGGTGAAGCAGGTGTGTGGGTATGGGAGTGGTACTGGGATAAGGGAGGTCTGTGACTGATGACCCCCCTCCAGAAGagttttctgtttcctgtgaGATATCTTCATGGCCAATATTGTCTTTGCTTGACATTGTTCCAGTATTAGTCAGTGGAATTATTGACACAGTTTGAAAGATTGGTGCGTTTTTTCTCTCCTGTTGAATCTTTTTCACCTCTTCCTTTATGATGCTGCTGCCAGATGTAGTACTGCTCTCTGGAACAGAAGTGGTGTCCAACTCCTGAGAGGAACTTGTCTCCACATCCAGTGCCTTTGGAGAAATAGATGTGCCCAACAGGTGAGGTGCAGGTGTGGTAAGAAGGGTCAGCAGTATCACATTATCATCACCTGATCCATCAAAAGGCTCTGTTTGTTTCTCAGATGAATGTACGGGTGTCATAGTCACTCCTGACTCATGATCACTATCATTATCAGCTGAACTGAGAGACACCACTAGGGATTCAGCTGAAGTATGTCCTCTTTCTTGCTCCACTTCATCTGTAGTACTGGATATGTCTGTTACAACAGACTGCTCATGACTTTGCTCAAAACCTGTGAGgtggcatttaaaaaatttttaatttaaaaaagtaaaaaaataattaaaggttattattattataattttgctAATACAAAGATGATACAATTCTtcaaatttaaaatgcattttatttttttcacttacTCAGCATTGGCTGACTTAGATCTTCCAGCAAAGAACCCTCTGTGGTGGTTTCAGATAAAGAATGTTCGTAGGTAACTTTTAGACTCAGTGTGACATTAGAGCCAAATTTCTCTGAGAATGCTGTAGTCAGTTCACTTCCTGAGCCCTCAGTGATTTCTGAAGAAGTGGTCTGAGTTTTGAGGTCCAGATTGAAATCTGATTCCAATGCCCTAGTGATGTTAAAAGGTTGTTCTGTTGCAGTAGAATTTTCATTGACATGgctttcattttgataatcaaagTTGTTCTCAGGCATGGATTTTAATCCTCCAATCTCCCTAAACTCATACAATGGCTCCAAGTTATCAACAGTTATGTTTGGTTTACTCTCTGTAAACGTGTTATATTCCCCCGTCTCTTTTGGCTCCAGGCTGGTGCCTGTCATAGGCTGATAGTATGTATGATTGTCAGTCTTCACTTCTAAATCAGCTGTACCATTCTCTTTATCTTGGTATATTGTTGACTTTGGTTGATCCCAGCTGGGCCCTGTGTATATCTTTGGCACTGATTCAGCGTCAGTGGGCTTTGTGAGCACTTCTAGCCTGGAGCTCTGAGTCGGTTCAAGTACCTTTTTGTATATTGCTGAAGTGGTGAGTATATTTCTGCTAACAGTGGTTGTATGAACTTTATCAAATGGGGATAGTGTAGTGTCGTGCTTCTCCATCTTAACTGTTTTTTTGCTGGAGAATGAGAAAACCTCAACAGCCCCTTGAAcctcattttctgttttctgtgttaCATGACCTGAACTAAACTCTTCTTCTGTGTCAGCTAAGGTCACAATGTCCTGGTTAATATTTTCTGACTCTGTGGCCAAGTACTCAAAAGGGCTGACTGTCTGAGAATTAAAgtcttctgtaaaaaaaaaaaaaaaaaaagaacaatgaaaTTCAGATACTATATAATTGCAGAAAAACCCAACAATTGCCAGAATTTCCAATGGGTGTATTTCATTATCATCAATATGCTTAGAatagtaaaaatgttaaaaagacatttaaaaggAATGCTTGTTACCTCTAAAGCAGTAGGCATCGTAGCgtgtgtgaggttcaggaaagCCAGTTTGATTGCTGTAGCGATAGACAGTCTTAACACCAGGTTCTGGGCCTCCACAACGCTCTCTTGCGTGTACAATAGGATATCGTACACTACCATCAGCTAGCCAACCTGGACTACAGTGATCAAGACCATCATTCCATGCCGCATACAGCTGGCTTGTGCTGGCTAATTGTGCACCCTGTTGCTCACAGTATGCTTTAGCCTCAGCCAGTGTGAATCGCTGTGAGGTAGATCCATAGAACACTttgcctgaaataaaagaaaaaattaaggccttaaaatacaaattaggcaataaataaataaataaataaataaataaataaataaatagatataattaCTTACCACGAATGCTCTCTATGTAGCAATAAACATCATAAAGCTCATCAGGCTCCATCATGCCATAGTTTCGGACCCCTGGCAGGCCATCCATATCTCCAAAGCAGCCCTCACGAGGTGTATGGATAGGGTATctgagtttttgtttttaattgaatttattatttatattaagtacACATATGAAATATGCTTTGAGTTATTAATATTGTCTATTGAACAAGAAATGCATTCATGATGACTCATGCTAAAGCAACACTGTTAGGGCATAATGAGTTACATGGGAATCCAATGACCTGACAGATCCATCTGCTAACCAGCCGGCATCACATTGCTCATAACCACTGTGATATGCTGCCAGAAGCTGCTCTGGAGTGGCAATCTGACCTCCAATGTCTTCACATGCATTCTGGGCCTCGTCAAAGGAGAAGGCGTAGCGGCTGGAGGCGTGTCGATAGTGAAACACAACTCCTAAGGATTAAcaaatatgaaatgtttaaatcatatattcaaaatattaaatgaatataGTTTATTATGCaatctaaaaaaattataaaagttGTAAAttacatatgaatatatatattgtaatgcTATCTATTTTAGCTACCCAGATTGTACTAGATCATATTGGGCACACAGATGAAAATATTCATAGAGTACAATTAACAAGCATTTTATATGGTGAAGCTGTTACACCTCTAAATTGCCAATGGATTATTACCTTTAACTTTAATCTGAGCTAGATCATGAGCATCTTCCAATCCCTGCTGAACCTCACAGCGGTAGAATCCTGTATCGTTGTGCCTCAAGCTGTCCAGCTGGAGAGTAAGATCAGTTGGAGAAAATGCATAATTTGGCAGAGAGGCCCGACCTTTATAAAGCTCACTGATTTTCACCCTGTCCCCTCGTGCCACTAGGATCTCAATCTCTTGTCCAGAGGAGAGAATGCTCCACTTTATCCTTGGCATGGTTTGACCAGTGAAAAAAGACAGAGTTGGCAGTGACAAAAGGCACTGAAGATTTAAAGATCCTCCCAAAACGGCAGACACAAGAGGGCTGTCAGGGATCATAACTTGTAAGAGCCTTGTTTCatctaaagaaaagaaatgatgtaACAATGgagttattatattatagaaaatGACTAATGACCACTTATGACATTAGTTCCTCAAAATACACacgaataaaaaaacaagaaacagaaaacataCAAATAGGTAAAATAGTGATAGGCACTCCCATGCATAAAGTGTTGaatcttattaataataacttaGTCCATATGTGGAATTGACACACCTGTTCCTGGTGTAGGGACAGCAGAGGACAGCAGGACAAAGGGACATAAGGCACACAGCATTAGAGGCAGGAACATCATTGATCTGAGAAGAGAACAAGGGAGAGCAAAATTGAAAAACCAACCAATTCCACAGTACAAATAATACCTGCTTATTG belongs to Silurus meridionalis isolate SWU-2019-XX chromosome 4, ASM1480568v1, whole genome shotgun sequence and includes:
- the bcan gene encoding brevican core protein isoform X2 gives rise to the protein MNMLSQARTESRSMMFLPLMLCALCPFVLLSSAVPTPGTDETRLLQVMIPDSPLVSAVLGGSLNLQCLLSLPTLSFFTGQTMPRIKWSILSSGQEIEILVARGDRVKISELYKGRASLPNYAFSPTDLTLQLDSLRHNDTGFYRCEVQQGLEDAHDLAQIKVKGVVFHYRHASSRYAFSFDEAQNACEDIGGQIATPEQLLAAYHSGYEQCDAGWLADGSVRYPIHTPREGCFGDMDGLPGVRNYGMMEPDELYDVYCYIESIRGKVFYGSTSQRFTLAEAKAYCEQQGAQLASTSQLYAAWNDGLDHCSPGWLADGSVRYPIVHARERCGGPEPGVKTVYRYSNQTGFPEPHTRYDAYCFRDFNSQTVSPFEYLATESENINQDIVTLADTEEEFSSGHVTQKTENEVQGAVEVFSFSSKKTVKMEKHDTTLSPFDKVHTTTVSRNILTTSAIYKKVLEPTQSSRLEVLTKPTDAESVPKIYTGPSWDQPKSTIYQDKENGTADLEVKTDNHTYYQPMTGTSLEPKETGEYNTFTESKPNITVDNLEPLYEFREIGGLKSMPENNFDYQNESHVNENSTATEQPFNITRALESDFNLDLKTQTTSSEITEGSGSELTTAFSEKFGSNVTLSLKVTYEHSLSETTTEGSLLEDLSQPMLSFEQSHEQSVVTDISSTTDEVEQERGHTSAESLVVSLSSADNDSDHESGVTMTPVHSSEKQTEPFDGSGDDNVILLTLLTTPAPHLLGTSISPKALDVETSSSQELDTTSVPESSTTSGSSIIKEEVKKIQQERKNAPIFQTVSIIPLTNTGTMSSKDNIGHEDISQETENSSGGGSSVTDLPYPSTTPIPTHLLHLNTTEFNNTENVSSTTHFAVEVTLIPDITLTPFWDTMTTPTPPQEFRADVETSGDTQLITDDPDSSAESDPTAVPTSENNKETRSLTSSIATNDKEHAYQDLTFTTESTTRKEENELTTPTYHVTPPPGPTERALRTSISDGCLENPCSNGGTCVDIGAIVKCLCLPTYGGDFCQIDLEQCEPGWEKFQGNCYKHFSKRQSWEGAEQHCRMSGGHLVSVMSPEEQYFINYKYREYQWTGLNDRTIEGDFRWSDGNPLLYENWYLGQPDSYFLSGEDCVVMVWHDGGRWSDVPCNYHMSYTCKKGTTVCGQPPLVLNAKQFGERKDRYVINAQVRYQCVEGFLQRHKPIINCQSNGQWEEPQITCTPLDSKRKQVTLPPANNQEATEKSKPPRWRL
- the bcan gene encoding brevican core protein isoform X3 codes for the protein MMFLPLMLCALCPFVLLSSAVPTPGTDETRLLQVMIPDSPLVSAVLGGSLNLQCLLSLPTLSFFTGQTMPRIKWSILSSGQEIEILVARGDRVKISELYKGRASLPNYAFSPTDLTLQLDSLRHNDTGFYRCEVQQGLEDAHDLAQIKVKGVVFHYRHASSRYAFSFDEAQNACEDIGGQIATPEQLLAAYHSGYEQCDAGWLADGSVRYPIHTPREGCFGDMDGLPGVRNYGMMEPDELYDVYCYIESIRGKVFYGSTSQRFTLAEAKAYCEQQGAQLASTSQLYAAWNDGLDHCSPGWLADGSVRYPIVHARERCGGPEPGVKTVYRYSNQTGFPEPHTRYDAYCFREDFNSQTVSPFEYLATESENINQDIVTLADTEEEFSSGHVTQKTENEVQGAVEVFSFSSKKTVKMEKHDTTLSPFDKVHTTTVSRNILTTSAIYKKVLEPTQSSRLEVLTKPTDAESVPKIYTGPSWDQPKSTIYQDKENGTADLEVKTDNHTYYQPMTGTSLEPKETGEYNTFTESKPNITVDNLEPLYEFREIGGLKSMPENNFDYQNESHVNENSTATEQPFNITRALESDFNLDLKTQTTSSEITEGSGSELTTAFSEKFGSNVTLSLKVTYEHSLSETTTEGSLLEDLSQPMLSFEQSHEQSVVTDISSTTDEVEQERGHTSAESLVVSLSSADNDSDHESGVTMTPVHSSEKQTEPFDGSGDDNVILLTLLTTPAPHLLGTSISPKALDVETSSSQELDTTSVPESSTTSGSSIIKEEVKKIQQERKNAPIFQTVSIIPLTNTGTMSSKDNIGHEDISQETENSSGGGSSVTDLPYPSTTPIPTHLLHLNTTEFNNTENVSSTTHFAVEVTLIPDITLTPFWDTMTTPTPPQEFRADVETSGDTQLITDDPDSSAESDPTAVPTSENNKETRSLTSSIATNDKEHAYQDLTFTTESTTRKEENELTTPTYHVTPPPGPTERALRTSISDGCLENPCSNGGTCVDIGAIVKCLCLPTYGGDFCQIDLEQCEPGWEKFQGNCYKHFSKRQSWEGAEQHCRMSGGHLVSVMSPEEQYFINYKYREYQWTGLNDRTIEGDFRWSDGNPLLYENWYLGQPDSYFLSGEDCVVMVWHDGGRWSDVPCNYHMSYTCKKGTTVCGQPPLVLNAKQFGERKDRYVINAQVRYQCVEGFLQRHKPIINCQSNGQWEEPQITCTPLDSKRKQVTLPPANNQEATEKSKPPRWRL